A single region of the Leptodactylus fuscus isolate aLepFus1 chromosome 5, aLepFus1.hap2, whole genome shotgun sequence genome encodes:
- the VAMP2 gene encoding vesicle-associated membrane protein 2: MSAPAAGPPAAPGEGGAPQAPPNLTSNRRLQQTQAQVDEVVDIMRVNVDKVLERDQKLSELDDRADALQAGASQFETSAAKLKRKYWWKNLKMMIIMGVICAIILIIIIVYFST; encoded by the exons GTCTGCCCCAGCTGCTGGCCCCCCCGCTGCCCCCGGAGAAGGTGGAGCACCCCAAGCTCCCCCCAACCTCACCAGCAACAGGAGGCTCCAACAAACCCAGGCACAGGTCGATGAG GTGGTGGATATTATGCGTGTGAATGTAGACAAGGTTTTGGAACGAGATCAGAAGCTGTCCGAGTTGGATGACCGCGCGGACGCTCTGCAGGCCGGAGCCTCGCAGTTTGAAACCAGCGCGGCCAAACTCAAGCGCAAGTACTGGTGGAAGAACCTCAAG ATGATGATCATTATGGGAGTGATATGCGCTATCATCCTCATCATAATTATTG TTTACTTCAGCACCTAA